A genomic segment from Bradyrhizobium sp. CB1015 encodes:
- a CDS encoding CaiB/BaiF CoA-transferase family protein has translation MANDNIFSGLKVVDFSSFVAAPGAAVILSDFGADVIKVEPPHGDPWRNGHKVPFQPNAHDPYQWHLANRNKRSIALDLKSESAQQIIFELANWADVFIVNTPHHARKKLKLEYDDVAGWNPRLIYADLTGFGEQGPDAELPGFDITSYWARSGLLSMTRDAGAPPTWPVGGSGDNATAVGLYAAIVTALYRRERTGKGSYVTTSLLAQGVWSASVSIQAALAGAKFPPMHDRTHPANAAANVYRSSDGTWFVLIVTPDKLVPVVNAIGRHDLLTDSRFSDPAQLVANMPQLTAIFDEVFGAKPMAHWHEVFSGVNVTFGEVRGPQEVVNDPQLAANDIVVPLNGAGGKLTSTISSPLTVHGVTKAPAQRAPDLGEHTEQILRELGFDANSILNLRENGVIAKAAPPRKQESAV, from the coding sequence ATGGCAAACGACAACATCTTTTCCGGCTTGAAGGTCGTTGACTTCTCGAGCTTCGTCGCCGCACCGGGCGCTGCCGTAATCCTCTCCGACTTCGGCGCCGATGTCATCAAGGTCGAGCCGCCGCATGGCGATCCCTGGCGCAACGGGCATAAGGTGCCATTCCAGCCGAACGCCCACGATCCCTATCAGTGGCATCTCGCCAACCGCAACAAGCGCAGCATCGCGCTGGATCTGAAGTCAGAGAGCGCGCAGCAGATTATCTTCGAACTCGCCAACTGGGCCGACGTGTTCATCGTCAACACGCCGCATCATGCACGGAAGAAGCTGAAGCTCGAATATGATGACGTCGCGGGATGGAATCCGCGCCTGATCTATGCCGACCTCACAGGCTTCGGCGAGCAGGGGCCTGACGCCGAACTGCCGGGTTTCGACATCACCTCCTACTGGGCGCGCAGCGGTCTGTTGTCGATGACGCGCGATGCCGGCGCGCCGCCGACCTGGCCGGTGGGTGGCAGCGGAGACAATGCCACGGCCGTCGGTCTCTACGCAGCGATCGTCACCGCCCTGTACCGGCGCGAGCGTACCGGCAAAGGCTCCTATGTCACGACGTCGCTGTTGGCCCAGGGCGTGTGGTCTGCGAGCGTTTCCATTCAGGCAGCTCTCGCCGGCGCCAAGTTCCCGCCGATGCACGACCGCACGCATCCGGCCAACGCCGCGGCGAACGTCTACCGTTCCTCCGACGGCACGTGGTTCGTTCTCATCGTCACGCCGGACAAGCTCGTCCCTGTCGTGAATGCCATTGGCCGCCACGACCTGCTGACCGACTCGCGCTTTTCCGATCCTGCTCAGCTGGTCGCGAACATGCCGCAACTGACGGCAATCTTCGACGAGGTTTTCGGCGCCAAGCCGATGGCGCACTGGCATGAAGTCTTTTCCGGCGTGAACGTCACTTTTGGCGAAGTGCGCGGACCGCAGGAGGTCGTCAACGACCCGCAGCTCGCGGCCAACGATATCGTCGTGCCGCTCAACGGCGCCGGCGGCAAGCTGACCTCGACGATCTCGAGCCCGCTCACGGTGCACGGCGTCACCAAGGCTCCGGCCCAGCGCGCGCCCGACCTTGGCGAGCACACTGAGCAGATCCTCCGCGAACTCGGCTTCGACGCCAACAGTATCCTCAACCTGCGTGAAAACGGCGTCATCGCGAAGGCAGCGCCACCGCGCAAGCAGGAAAGCGCGGTCTGA
- a CDS encoding enoyl-CoA hydratase-related protein, whose translation MSTSAVAAPPLANVLYETRGAIAYVTVNRPKVLNALNVATWQDLSTAFENAKSDPTVRGVILTGAGDKAFIAGADIGGLAQASAIEAERSSRFGQQVLDLIETLGKPVVAAINGFALGGGCETAMACTIRIAVEHAKFGQPEVKLGLLPGGGGTQRLPRLVGKGRALQLILTGGLISAQEAHRIGLVNEIVPASDLIPRAEAILSEIAANAPLAVKFALDATNKGMETSQSEGLVLEASYFGLCAGTEDKKEGTSAFLEKRAPQFHGR comes from the coding sequence ATGTCAACATCAGCAGTTGCCGCGCCGCCGCTCGCGAATGTCCTCTACGAGACACGAGGTGCGATCGCCTATGTAACGGTCAATCGGCCCAAGGTGCTCAACGCTCTCAACGTAGCAACCTGGCAGGACCTGTCGACCGCATTCGAGAATGCCAAAAGCGACCCGACCGTGCGCGGCGTCATCCTGACGGGAGCGGGCGACAAGGCCTTCATCGCCGGCGCTGATATCGGCGGTTTGGCGCAAGCGAGCGCGATCGAGGCCGAGCGGTCCAGCCGCTTCGGACAGCAGGTCCTCGATCTGATCGAGACTCTCGGCAAACCAGTAGTCGCGGCGATCAACGGCTTTGCACTCGGCGGCGGCTGCGAGACTGCGATGGCTTGCACCATCCGCATCGCGGTGGAGCACGCGAAGTTTGGCCAGCCGGAGGTGAAGCTCGGATTGCTTCCGGGTGGTGGCGGCACGCAACGGCTGCCGCGTCTCGTCGGCAAGGGCCGGGCTCTCCAGCTCATTCTGACAGGCGGACTGATCAGTGCGCAGGAGGCGCACCGTATCGGGCTGGTCAACGAGATCGTCCCCGCATCTGACCTGATCCCGCGCGCGGAAGCGATCCTGAGCGAGATCGCCGCCAATGCCCCGCTCGCCGTCAAGTTCGCGCTGGACGCGACCAACAAGGGAATGGAGACGAGCCAAAGCGAAGGCCTGGTCCTCGAAGCCTCCTATTTCGGGCTATGCGCGGGCACGGAAGACAAGAAGGAAGGCACGTCGGCTTTCCTCGAGAAACGCGCGCCGCAATTTCACGGCCGCTGA
- a CDS encoding helix-turn-helix domain-containing protein: MDIRLEQPPAVNRNEPQPCCHSWTAGGQTKLVLSSKNRGWSCLSAEMRYVGKGVIPWRGALSDIEVCVDVCGNGSLVTRCASTIQDSTVALQNTVWLTPPSWNEGSIAIAGDLPEIMHIHLPPSQFTPGRLGLHVDKSVIGALRYDNAFRDPLLGEIARALASELQDETSAGRLLVESLANSMAARLVQTHSGAPTSQPTVSASKEGLDRRRLARVLDYVEANLEGDLTLDGMASIACLSRYHFARAFKQAVGHSPHRYVSIRRLDRAKALLMQGDRSLVDIALALSFSDQASFTRAFSQATGRAPGQYRREFGSRQHDFSPADIRQALPVLA; encoded by the coding sequence TTGGACATCAGATTGGAACAGCCGCCCGCTGTGAACCGAAATGAACCGCAGCCTTGTTGTCACTCCTGGACGGCTGGTGGCCAGACCAAACTGGTATTGTCTTCGAAAAATCGTGGCTGGTCGTGCTTGTCGGCGGAAATGCGGTACGTTGGAAAGGGCGTGATTCCCTGGCGCGGTGCGCTGTCCGACATCGAAGTTTGCGTCGACGTGTGCGGCAATGGGTCGCTGGTCACACGGTGCGCCTCCACGATCCAGGACTCGACTGTCGCCCTCCAGAATACTGTTTGGCTCACTCCTCCGAGCTGGAATGAGGGTTCCATCGCGATCGCCGGCGATCTGCCCGAGATCATGCATATTCATCTTCCCCCAAGCCAATTCACCCCGGGCAGGCTGGGCCTCCACGTCGACAAATCCGTGATCGGCGCGCTGAGATATGACAACGCATTCCGGGATCCGCTGCTGGGCGAGATCGCCCGCGCCCTTGCGTCAGAACTGCAGGATGAGACCTCGGCCGGCAGGCTGCTGGTTGAATCCTTGGCCAACAGCATGGCGGCCAGGCTCGTTCAAACGCACTCCGGTGCACCGACAAGCCAGCCCACTGTCTCTGCTTCAAAGGAAGGCCTAGATCGTCGCAGGCTGGCCCGTGTGCTGGATTACGTCGAGGCAAACCTGGAAGGCGATCTTACTCTTGATGGCATGGCTTCGATCGCCTGTCTGAGCCGATACCATTTTGCCCGCGCCTTCAAGCAGGCCGTCGGACATTCTCCTCATCGCTATGTCAGCATCAGGCGCCTTGATCGCGCGAAAGCCCTGTTGATGCAAGGTGATCGATCGTTGGTGGATATTGCGCTGGCGCTCAGCTTTTCCGACCAAGCCAGTTTCACACGCGCATTCAGCCAGGCAACAGGACGGGCGCCCGGCCAATATCGCCGCGAGTTCGGCTCGCGACAACACGATTTTTCGCCAGCTGATATCAGGCAGGCTCTTCCGGTGCTGGCGTGA
- a CDS encoding LysR family transcriptional regulator gives MDRLEAMSTFLTVVEQGSLSAAARRLKTPLTTVSRNVSELEAHLRTKLFNRSSRQLVLTDAGTSYVAACKRILNDVSEAERTASGEYTTPTGELAVTTPLGLGRIILMPIIADFLKTYPDIKVRMIPTDQKLSLAQEQIDVAVRIGELPDSSLVALRLGRTRRVVCASPAYLAARGTPRTPEDLAGHDCISYPGFSPPDVWTFVRGKATIAAPVHTRLIVGSAEAACTAARAGVGICIAFAYQLEAAPEAGALRTVLDEFQPPSMPVNLVYTANRFLPIKVRVFLDFAAPRLKRAFAE, from the coding sequence ATGGATCGCCTGGAAGCGATGTCGACCTTTCTGACCGTGGTCGAGCAGGGCAGCTTGTCCGCCGCGGCGCGTCGGTTGAAAACGCCACTCACAACAGTCAGTCGCAACGTATCCGAGCTCGAGGCTCACCTGCGGACCAAACTCTTCAACCGGTCGAGCCGGCAGCTGGTGTTGACGGATGCAGGCACGTCCTACGTTGCGGCTTGCAAGCGCATTCTCAACGATGTGAGCGAAGCGGAGCGTACCGCCTCCGGGGAGTACACCACGCCGACGGGCGAGCTGGCCGTGACCACCCCGCTGGGCCTTGGGCGCATCATTCTGATGCCGATCATCGCGGACTTCCTCAAGACCTATCCGGACATCAAGGTCAGGATGATCCCCACCGATCAGAAGCTGAGCCTGGCCCAGGAGCAAATCGACGTTGCGGTGCGCATCGGCGAGTTGCCGGATTCGAGCCTGGTCGCGCTACGGCTCGGCAGGACGCGCCGAGTGGTGTGCGCCAGTCCCGCTTATCTGGCGGCGCGCGGAACGCCGCGTACGCCTGAAGATCTGGCCGGACATGATTGCATCAGCTATCCCGGCTTCTCGCCACCCGACGTCTGGACATTCGTCAGAGGCAAGGCGACCATCGCGGCGCCGGTGCATACGCGGCTCATTGTGGGCAGCGCGGAAGCAGCTTGCACGGCAGCCCGCGCTGGCGTGGGAATTTGCATCGCCTTCGCTTACCAGCTCGAAGCTGCTCCCGAAGCAGGAGCATTGAGAACCGTGCTGGATGAATTCCAGCCACCGTCAATGCCGGTTAATCTCGTCTACACGGCCAACCGGTTTCTGCCGATCAAGGTGAGAGTATTCCTGGACTTTGCAGCACCGCGGCTGAAGCGAGCTTTCGCCGAGTAG
- a CDS encoding DUF1127 domain-containing protein translates to MPAVKPLPRSIEISPRSIGSKMPAIVSTIILPAAIKGSGIASRLLAGACERLAGYLGRRTAIACLHDLDDRALRDIGIRRFQIEAAVDGLITFSGQADQEMVNPAVTISRERRRAPTMESAPWS, encoded by the coding sequence GTGCCGGCCGTGAAGCCCCTCCCCCGGAGCATTGAAATCTCGCCTCGGAGCATTGGATCCAAAATGCCTGCGATAGTCTCGACGATCATCCTTCCTGCTGCCATCAAGGGGTCCGGGATCGCATCTCGGCTGCTTGCCGGCGCTTGCGAGAGACTCGCGGGCTATCTCGGCCGGCGGACCGCCATTGCCTGCCTTCACGATCTCGACGACCGCGCACTGCGGGACATCGGCATCCGCCGTTTTCAGATCGAGGCGGCAGTTGACGGTCTCATCACATTCTCTGGTCAAGCGGACCAAGAGATGGTGAACCCCGCCGTCACGATCTCACGCGAGCG
- a CDS encoding enoyl-CoA hydratase encodes MSDIITESSGGILRLELNRPAQKNAMTAGMYASLAGILGEADKDEHIRVVLWHGAGDAFCAGNDIGDFLKNPPGPGESPQSALINAFVAFEKPIVAAVQGAAVGGGTTMLTHCDFVYAGESAKFKLPFIDLALVPEFGSSFSIPARVGHLRAAELFLLGEPFSAARAAELGLVTRVVPDRDLLATATATAQKLVAKPAGALRASKRFIKQAWIGQLREAAKSESREFSARIHSPEATEAFTAFREKRPPNFANLRKPHPAE; translated from the coding sequence ATGAGCGACATCATAACCGAAAGTTCCGGCGGCATTCTTCGGCTCGAGCTCAATCGCCCGGCGCAGAAGAATGCGATGACGGCCGGGATGTATGCGAGCCTTGCCGGCATTCTCGGGGAAGCCGACAAGGATGAGCACATCCGCGTCGTGCTCTGGCACGGCGCCGGCGACGCGTTCTGCGCCGGCAACGACATCGGGGACTTCCTGAAGAATCCCCCCGGACCAGGTGAATCCCCGCAATCCGCCCTGATCAATGCGTTCGTCGCGTTCGAAAAGCCGATCGTCGCGGCCGTGCAGGGCGCCGCGGTCGGCGGCGGGACCACCATGCTGACGCACTGCGATTTCGTCTACGCAGGCGAGAGTGCGAAGTTCAAGCTGCCGTTTATTGATCTTGCGCTGGTGCCGGAGTTCGGTTCGAGCTTTTCGATACCGGCGCGTGTCGGCCATCTCCGGGCGGCGGAATTGTTCCTGCTCGGCGAACCGTTCTCGGCCGCGCGGGCGGCAGAGCTTGGGCTCGTGACCCGCGTGGTGCCTGATCGCGATCTGCTCGCGACCGCCACCGCGACGGCGCAGAAGCTTGTGGCAAAACCGGCCGGCGCGCTGCGCGCCTCCAAGCGCTTCATCAAGCAGGCCTGGATCGGGCAGCTCAGAGAGGCTGCGAAATCCGAAAGCCGGGAGTTCAGCGCGCGTATCCATTCCCCGGAAGCCACGGAAGCCTTCACGGCGTTCCGAGAAAAGCGCCCGCCCAATTTCGCCAACCTGCGGAAGCCGCACCCGGCCGAATAG
- a CDS encoding 3-hydroxyacyl-CoA dehydrogenase: MFLLDLSGGRVLSMGPDGSHPRVIAADCSHPDGIVVDAEAGHVYWTNMGVPSRNDGSIERADLDGGNRRFIVAPGGTFTPKQLHLDKANGKLYWSDREGMRVMRANLDGSQIETLVQTGTGENDRRDQSRWCVGIAVDSKRQQIYWTQKGGDNAEVGRILRAGIEIQKGETAADRSDIEVFFNGLPEPIDLEIDLDHRTLYWTDRGNPPRGNTVNRAPIDAKPAQNVPQIVVSDLMEGIGIALDVPGNRMFVTDLAGSLYAAKLDGTGKRMLLAAQGNLTGVAYVEV; the protein is encoded by the coding sequence TTGTTTCTCCTCGACCTGAGCGGCGGGCGCGTCCTGTCGATGGGTCCGGACGGCTCGCATCCTCGCGTCATCGCCGCCGACTGTTCCCATCCCGACGGCATCGTCGTTGATGCGGAAGCAGGGCACGTCTATTGGACCAATATGGGCGTTCCCAGCCGGAACGACGGCTCCATCGAACGCGCCGACCTCGATGGCGGCAATCGCAGATTCATCGTCGCCCCAGGCGGCACATTCACGCCGAAGCAGCTCCATCTCGATAAGGCGAACGGCAAACTCTACTGGTCCGATCGCGAAGGGATGCGAGTCATGCGCGCCAATCTCGACGGATCGCAGATCGAAACCCTCGTCCAGACCGGAACGGGCGAAAACGACCGCCGCGACCAGTCCAGATGGTGCGTTGGGATCGCCGTCGATTCCAAACGGCAGCAGATCTACTGGACGCAAAAAGGCGGCGATAATGCCGAAGTCGGACGCATCTTGCGCGCCGGGATCGAGATCCAAAAGGGCGAGACGGCGGCTGATCGCAGCGACATCGAAGTCTTCTTCAATGGGCTTCCCGAGCCGATCGATCTCGAAATCGATCTGGACCATCGCACCCTTTACTGGACCGACCGCGGCAATCCCCCACGCGGCAACACGGTGAACCGTGCGCCCATCGACGCGAAGCCCGCGCAGAACGTGCCGCAGATCGTGGTCTCGGACCTGATGGAAGGTATTGGCATCGCGCTGGATGTTCCGGGCAACCGGATGTTCGTGACCGATCTCGCCGGTTCGCTCTATGCGGCGAAGCTCGACGGGACCGGGAAGCGGATGCTTCTCGCCGCCCAGGGAAATCTCACCGGCGTCGCCTACGTCGAAGTTTGA
- a CDS encoding LuxR family transcriptional regulator, protein MVKRLKETAPPQRNQRARAPRSGRPSLLGREVELALIDQLLDKIHDGGATLFISGAPGIGKSALLEEAKHRARERDIVVLGMTGVLAEVNLAFAGLQQALRPLMKLAKALPPRQQSALLNAFGLGEKAPEPPDVWLVALSTLTLLTESATHKPILLVVDDAQWLDEATRDVLSFVSRRLSSDSIVLLLALREGFSLPFGDADTLRHVVSALSEVDAARLLDIRAPGLSGKLRDRFLKEAAGNPLALVELPHSLRTEDDGEAPWLPLTERLERTFSSRLSGLPGATQMLLNVAAENDGTSLHEILRAGEVLLTQNIGVEALAPAVSAQLIDLDAMQVRFRHPLVRSAIHQAADVATRQRVHSALAAIIEDQDRRLWHRAAATVGPDDDLAAELDLMANRAQSRGANTMAIEVLQIAAKLSSTAQARRERFLQAAEIATDLGRPGLLEHLLRGAEVEPSDKLGIARVGWCREMSQPLMVVDIGKISALVNLADQARAAGAKDLASNLLWRAAQRCWWSNASSELRASVLTGARSLELSELDPRGIAISAYSEPLRRSSEVYAGLKLLSQKGSHEPHVARILGSTANVIGAFDLGVSFLAESTAGLRKQARIGNLARALFAQAWAEMEVGDWIGARREAEEAARFAEETGSAVWTAAATIVKAQLAGMQGRLEQAETYAMEAERLVLSTGASFLLAMLQLGRGITAIGAGRHLEAFEHLRRLFAPADPAFNSGLQFFALADFVEAAVYSDHSQDARKLIDEVERVSAPDPVPWVATMLCYGKALIATNEEAEQYFLKGLGPAAKNWPFLRGRLLLGYGAWLRRQRRSSDARAPLRQARDIFDALGASPWSDRAREELRAAGEASLRRTAQVWESLTPQELHIAQLAAQGHSNKIIGARLYLSHRTVGYHLQRVFSKIGITSRSGLSSVLATAGNTAQ, encoded by the coding sequence ATGGTGAAACGGCTGAAGGAAACTGCGCCACCGCAGCGAAATCAGCGCGCGCGGGCCCCGCGCTCCGGGCGGCCGTCCTTGCTTGGCCGAGAAGTCGAACTTGCTCTCATCGATCAGCTTCTCGATAAGATCCATGACGGAGGAGCTACTCTCTTTATCAGCGGGGCACCGGGAATTGGAAAATCAGCGCTGCTCGAGGAGGCCAAACACAGGGCCCGTGAACGGGACATCGTCGTGCTGGGCATGACCGGCGTGCTCGCTGAAGTTAATCTGGCGTTTGCCGGACTTCAGCAGGCATTGCGTCCACTCATGAAGCTGGCAAAGGCTTTGCCGCCCCGCCAGCAGTCTGCCTTGCTGAATGCGTTCGGCCTGGGCGAGAAAGCTCCTGAACCACCCGATGTCTGGCTGGTCGCGCTTTCGACACTGACGCTGCTCACCGAGAGCGCAACTCACAAACCGATCCTGCTGGTCGTTGACGATGCGCAATGGCTGGATGAAGCGACGCGTGACGTGCTGTCGTTTGTCTCTCGGCGCCTGAGTTCGGATTCGATCGTTCTGCTACTCGCTCTACGAGAGGGTTTTTCTCTTCCATTTGGTGACGCCGACACATTGCGGCATGTCGTTTCTGCGCTCAGCGAAGTCGATGCGGCCCGCCTGCTCGACATCCGGGCCCCTGGCCTTTCCGGGAAGCTGCGCGACCGCTTTCTCAAGGAAGCCGCCGGCAATCCATTGGCGTTGGTAGAGTTGCCGCACAGCTTGCGAACTGAGGACGATGGGGAAGCTCCATGGCTTCCCTTGACGGAGCGACTTGAACGCACCTTCTCCAGCCGCTTGTCCGGCCTTCCGGGCGCCACTCAGATGCTGTTGAACGTTGCCGCTGAAAACGACGGAACGTCTCTCCACGAAATCCTGCGGGCCGGCGAAGTTCTGCTGACCCAGAATATCGGTGTCGAGGCCCTTGCGCCCGCCGTCTCCGCCCAGCTGATCGATCTCGATGCAATGCAGGTGCGGTTTCGACACCCGCTCGTGCGATCCGCTATCCATCAAGCCGCCGACGTCGCAACGCGCCAAAGGGTTCATTCCGCGCTCGCGGCGATCATCGAGGATCAGGACCGCCGACTTTGGCATCGTGCTGCGGCGACTGTGGGGCCCGACGATGACCTGGCCGCCGAGCTCGATCTCATGGCGAACCGTGCGCAGAGCCGGGGCGCCAACACCATGGCCATCGAGGTTCTGCAGATCGCGGCAAAGCTGAGCAGCACGGCGCAGGCCAGGAGAGAACGTTTTTTGCAGGCCGCTGAGATTGCAACCGACCTCGGACGGCCAGGGTTGCTGGAGCACCTGTTGCGGGGGGCCGAGGTGGAGCCGTCGGATAAGCTGGGCATCGCCCGGGTCGGCTGGTGCCGCGAGATGAGTCAACCGCTCATGGTCGTTGATATCGGCAAGATTTCCGCGCTTGTAAATCTTGCTGACCAGGCGCGCGCGGCTGGCGCGAAGGATTTGGCGAGCAATCTTCTCTGGCGAGCGGCGCAACGCTGCTGGTGGAGCAACGCGAGCAGCGAGCTTCGCGCGAGCGTCCTCACCGGGGCAAGATCACTCGAGTTGTCGGAGCTCGACCCACGCGGCATCGCCATATCCGCCTATTCCGAGCCGCTTCGACGAAGCAGCGAGGTATACGCGGGGCTGAAGTTGCTTTCGCAAAAGGGCAGCCACGAACCGCATGTTGCGCGAATCCTGGGAAGCACTGCGAACGTCATCGGCGCGTTTGACCTTGGCGTAAGTTTCCTGGCTGAGTCCACCGCGGGGCTGCGCAAACAGGCGCGAATCGGCAATTTGGCGCGTGCGTTGTTCGCTCAGGCATGGGCTGAAATGGAAGTCGGCGATTGGATCGGGGCGAGGCGAGAAGCTGAGGAAGCCGCCCGTTTTGCCGAGGAGACCGGATCAGCTGTATGGACGGCAGCGGCCACGATCGTGAAAGCGCAGCTTGCGGGCATGCAGGGCAGGCTTGAGCAGGCCGAGACATATGCGATGGAAGCCGAGCGCCTGGTCTTGTCGACTGGCGCCAGTTTCCTGCTAGCGATGCTGCAATTGGGGCGCGGCATAACGGCCATCGGTGCCGGTCGGCATTTGGAGGCCTTCGAGCACCTGCGGCGCCTGTTTGCGCCGGCCGATCCAGCTTTCAACTCTGGCCTGCAATTCTTTGCGCTGGCCGACTTTGTCGAAGCGGCCGTCTATTCCGATCATTCGCAGGATGCGCGAAAGCTGATCGATGAGGTCGAGCGCGTATCCGCTCCGGATCCGGTGCCGTGGGTCGCAACGATGTTATGCTACGGTAAGGCGCTGATCGCGACAAATGAGGAGGCAGAGCAATACTTCCTGAAGGGGCTTGGGCCGGCTGCAAAGAATTGGCCCTTCCTGCGAGGGCGCCTGCTGCTCGGTTACGGCGCGTGGCTTCGCCGACAGCGCCGCTCTTCCGATGCGCGGGCGCCGCTGCGTCAGGCCCGCGATATCTTCGACGCGCTCGGCGCTTCGCCCTGGAGCGATCGCGCCCGGGAGGAGTTGCGCGCAGCCGGCGAGGCAAGCCTTCGCCGGACAGCACAGGTTTGGGAAAGTCTGACCCCACAGGAACTGCACATCGCACAGCTCGCGGCCCAGGGGCATTCGAACAAGATTATCGGAGCCAGACTCTATCTGTCTCATCGGACCGTCGGCTACCATCTGCAGCGGGTCTTTTCGAAGATTGGGATCACCTCGCGGTCCGGCCTGTCGTCCGTTCTGGCTACAGCCGGTAATACGGCCCAGTGA
- a CDS encoding acyl-CoA dehydrogenase family protein translates to MATAAALKPSGPKQLPPPNADFFQFADTLSEGERAIVKKVRAYMETKVAPIINKHWVEDTFPFELLSSYKELNIAGIGINGYGCPGGSPLLVALVALEIARTDVSFCTFHGVHTGLAMESIYLAGTEEQKQKWLPPMARMEKVGCFALTEPLVGSGTGAGLMTTAKREGDTWVLNGQKRWIGNAPWCDISIVWARDVADNQVKGFIVENKTTPGFSVEKIENKIALKVVQNGQITMSDCRVPDANRLQGGKGTFRDPALVLRGTRHGVGWEITGAQMGAYENALKYAQERLQFGKPIASFQLIQELLAKMLGNIVACQSMLARAVQLETEGKLTDAQAAIVKAFCTSKARETVAWAREVLGGNGIVVDYNVARFFADTEAIYSYEGTYQMQNLIVGKAITGFSAFV, encoded by the coding sequence ATGGCCACCGCTGCTGCACTGAAGCCTTCGGGACCGAAACAGCTTCCTCCGCCGAACGCCGACTTCTTTCAATTCGCTGACACGCTGAGCGAGGGGGAGAGGGCGATCGTCAAGAAGGTGCGCGCCTACATGGAGACGAAGGTAGCTCCAATCATCAACAAGCATTGGGTCGAGGACACGTTCCCCTTCGAGCTGCTCTCGTCTTACAAGGAACTGAACATCGCCGGCATCGGCATCAACGGCTACGGCTGCCCGGGCGGAAGCCCGCTGCTGGTTGCCCTGGTCGCCCTGGAGATCGCGCGAACCGACGTTTCGTTCTGCACCTTCCATGGTGTCCACACCGGTCTCGCCATGGAATCCATCTACCTCGCGGGCACCGAGGAGCAGAAGCAGAAGTGGTTGCCGCCGATGGCGCGCATGGAAAAGGTCGGCTGCTTCGCGCTGACCGAACCGCTGGTGGGCTCGGGGACCGGCGCAGGTCTCATGACCACGGCGAAGCGCGAGGGCGACACCTGGGTCCTCAACGGCCAGAAGCGCTGGATCGGCAACGCGCCGTGGTGCGATATATCGATCGTCTGGGCGCGCGACGTGGCCGACAACCAGGTCAAGGGGTTCATCGTCGAGAACAAGACGACGCCCGGGTTCAGCGTCGAGAAGATCGAGAACAAGATCGCGCTGAAGGTCGTGCAGAACGGCCAGATCACGATGTCCGACTGTCGCGTGCCGGATGCAAACCGCCTTCAGGGAGGCAAAGGGACGTTCCGCGATCCCGCGCTGGTGCTGCGCGGCACCCGGCATGGCGTCGGCTGGGAGATCACCGGGGCCCAGATGGGCGCCTACGAGAACGCCCTCAAATACGCCCAGGAACGCCTCCAGTTCGGCAAGCCGATCGCCTCGTTCCAGCTCATTCAGGAACTGCTGGCGAAGATGCTGGGCAACATCGTGGCCTGTCAATCCATGCTGGCCCGCGCGGTGCAGCTGGAAACCGAGGGCAAGCTTACGGACGCGCAGGCAGCGATCGTCAAGGCGTTCTGCACGAGCAAGGCGCGGGAAACCGTCGCCTGGGCCCGCGAGGTGCTGGGCGGCAACGGGATCGTGGTCGACTACAACGTCGCGCGCTTCTTCGCCGACACCGAAGCGATCTACTCCTACGAAGGCACCTACCAGATGCAGAACCTGATCGTCGGCAAGGCGATCACCGGGTTCAGTGCTTTCGTCTGA